GCAGGTAGCAGATCAGGACGTCGACCTGGCGGTCCCTGAGGACCTGGACCACGTCGACCGGAGCCTCGGCGGACTCCTCGATCGTCTGGCGGTAGTACTTGCCCAGGCCGTCCAGGGTGTGACCGCGCTGGACGGTGACACCGGTGTTCGGGACGTCGCAGATCTTGATGGTGTTGTTCTCGCTGGCGCCGATGGCGTCCGAAAGGTCGAGGCCGACCTTCTTCGCGTCGACGTCGAACGCGGCGACGAACTCGATGTCACGCACGTGGTAGTCGCCGAACTGGACGTGCATCAGCCCGGGGACCTTGGACGCCGGGTCGGCGTCCTTGTAGTACTCGACGCCCTGCACCAGCGAGGCGGCGCAGTTGCCCACGCCGACGATGGCTACGCGAACCGAACCCATTCCGGTTGCTCCCTGTTTGTTCTCGGACGAGGCCTGCAAGATGCAGGCCTCATTTTTCGGTTTCGTCGGACGGACCTGATCGTCTCCGATCCCGTCCCGCCCGCTCACTCTCGATGAGCTCGTTCAGCCAGCGCACTTCGCGCTCCACGGATTCCATGCCGTGCCGCTGCAGCTCAAGCGTGTAGTCGTCGAGGCGCTCCCGCGTTCGGGCGAGGGAGGCGCGCATCTTCTCCAGGCGCTCCTCCAGCCGGCTGCGGCGGCCCTCCAGTACCCGCATCCGCACGTCTCGTTCGGTCTGGCCGAAGAAGGCGAAGCGGGCGGCGAAGGACTCGTCCTCCCAGGTCTCGGGGCCCGTGTGGGAGAGGAGCTCCTCGAAGTGCTCCTTACCCGCGGCCGTCAACCGGTAGACGATCTTGGCTCGGCGCCCTGCGAGTGAAGCGGCGAGAGCGTCTTCCGGGGCGTTGCCCGGTTCTTCGATCAACCAGCCGTTGGCGACGAGTGTCTTGAGGCAGGGGTAGAGCGTCCCGTAGCTGAAGGCTCTGAACACTCCCAGCGAGGTGTTGAGCCGCTTGCGCAGCTCATAGCCGTGCATGGGGGATTCGCGGAGCAGGCCGAGGACGGCGAATTCGAGGATGCCGGAGCGTCTGCTCATCCGCCTGCCTCTCCTCCACCCCTGAGTCTTTATGCCGAGCTGATGTATCGACTCGATACATCCAGACGATAGAACGGGCCGCCTTCATCGACAAGGGGAGACATGGTGACCGGCATCACATCACCGATTCGCACCAGCCAGGTTGCCTGATTTGGGGTGAACTTCGGCACTGGGCGGGTTTTGACCGTGCGTAGTCTGTGCGCCATGACACCGGGGGGAACCGGAATTCATCTGCCGCTTCCAGGCCACTCGCCTGCCCGAGGAGTAGTCGTTCGATGAGCGAGCACCGCCGCAAACCGCCGCAGCCCCAGGGCGGGGGGCGGGCATCGGCCCGCCGCGCCGCCCAGCAGCGCCCCGGCAGGGGTGCCCCGGCCGGACGTGACGTCCCCACGGCGTCACACAGCGGCCCGTACGCACAGCAGCCCCACGGCAGCCGCGCCGACGCCCGCCGGGCGGCGCAGAGAGGGTCCTCGGGCCGAGGCAGAGGCGCCACGGGGAGCGCGCGCGGCGCCGGCCAGGACAAGCGGTTCATCAACTACCCGCGGTCCGACAGGGACGGCTGGAAGCGCTTCGTGCCTTCCTGGAAGCTCGTCTCCGGCACCGCCCTCGGCTTCTTCGCGGTCATCATCGCCGGTGCCGGCATCGGTATCGCCATGGTCAGCACCCCTGACCCGAACAAGGCCGCCAAGGCACAGAACAACGTCTTCTACTGGGCCGACGGCACCCAGATGGTGGCGACGGGCGGTTCGATGAACCGGCAGATCGTCCCCATCTCCAGCATCCCCCGGTCGATGAGGGACGCCGTCATCGCGGCGGAGAACGAGTCCTTCGAGACGGACAAGGGCGTGGACCCGATGGGTATCGCCCGAGCCGTCTGGAACATGGGCACGGGCGGCTCCACCCAGGGCGGCTCCACCATCACGCAGCAGTACGTGAAGAACACCTACCTGGACTCCGACCAGACGCTCAAGCGAAAGGTCACCGAGCTCTTCATCGCGATAAGGCTCGGTGTCTCCGAGGAGAAGGACACCGTCCTCGCCGGCTACCTGAACACCGCCTACTACGGACGGGACGCCTACGGCATCCAGGCCGCGGCCCGCGCCTACTTCGGCAAGGACAGCCAGGACCTGAACCCCTCCGAATGCGCGTTCCTGGCCGCCGTGCTGAAGGGCCCCAACCTCTACAACCCGGACGGCGGCATCGGCGCCGCCGCCACCCCCGAGCTCAACGGGGACCGCGCCAGGAAGCGCTGGGCCTGGGTACTGGACCGCGAGGTCGAGGTGGGCCGCATGGAGGCGGCGGAGCGGGCGAAGTACAAGGACTTCCCCCCGCTCGTCGAGTCGGAGCAGGCCCGCGGTATGACCGG
This DNA window, taken from Streptomyces sp. TN58, encodes the following:
- a CDS encoding PadR family transcriptional regulator; translated protein: MSRRSGILEFAVLGLLRESPMHGYELRKRLNTSLGVFRAFSYGTLYPCLKTLVANGWLIEEPGNAPEDALAASLAGRRAKIVYRLTAAGKEHFEELLSHTGPETWEDESFAARFAFFGQTERDVRMRVLEGRRSRLEERLEKMRASLARTRERLDDYTLELQRHGMESVEREVRWLNELIESERAGRDRRRSGPSDETEK